The Sinomonas sp. P10A9 genome includes a window with the following:
- a CDS encoding TOBE domain-containing protein — MGLIRISDAARLTGVSDDTVRRWVDAGTLTAHKDDSGRAAVDGAELAAHARGIAAATPDSSGVARSARNQFTGLVTEVTVDKVMAQVEMQCGPHRIVSLMSSEAVRELGLEPGSVATAVVKATTVIVETASGRAL; from the coding sequence ATGGGCCTCATCCGCATCTCCGACGCAGCCCGCCTCACCGGCGTCTCCGACGACACGGTCCGCCGCTGGGTCGACGCGGGCACCCTCACTGCCCACAAGGACGACTCTGGTCGCGCTGCCGTTGACGGCGCGGAGCTCGCCGCGCACGCCCGCGGCATCGCGGCGGCGACGCCGGATTCCTCGGGGGTCGCCCGATCGGCGCGGAACCAGTTCACCGGGCTCGTGACCGAGGTGACCGTGGACAAGGTCATGGCGCAGGTCGAGATGCAGTGCGGGCCGCACCGCATCGTGTCCCTCATGAGCTCCGAGGCCGTGCGCGAGCTCGGACTTGAGCCTGGGTCCGTCGCGACCGCCGTCGTCAAGGCAACGACCGTGATCGTCGAGACGGCCTCAGGGCGTGCTCTGTGA
- the modA gene encoding molybdate ABC transporter substrate-binding protein has product MTGPVRARLGALAALLVLLSAGLLTACGSTTAGGAAASSSAVSTGRHTITVFAAASLKQTFTLLGKQFEAAHSGTTVAFSFAGSSDLAAQIAQGAPADVFASADTKNMDKVTGPGLADGEANDFATNVLTIAVRPGNPSGIAALADLTKPGVKLVECAAQVPCGSAAQAAAKAAGNGAGVTLKPVSEESNVTDVLGKVISGEADAGLVYVTDVKGASGKVDSVPFPEASAAVNHYPIAVLRDSKDKDPARAFVAYVSSPEGRKVLADAGFGAP; this is encoded by the coding sequence ATGACGGGCCCTGTGAGGGCGCGCCTCGGCGCGCTCGCGGCCCTGCTCGTCTTGCTCTCCGCGGGGCTGCTCACTGCGTGCGGAAGCACGACGGCGGGTGGTGCGGCCGCGTCGTCGTCCGCCGTCAGCACGGGACGGCACACCATCACCGTGTTCGCCGCCGCATCCCTCAAGCAGACGTTCACGCTCCTGGGGAAGCAGTTCGAGGCCGCGCACTCCGGGACGACCGTGGCGTTCAGCTTCGCGGGGTCCTCGGACCTTGCGGCGCAGATCGCCCAGGGGGCCCCGGCCGACGTGTTCGCTTCGGCGGACACCAAGAACATGGACAAGGTCACCGGACCCGGGCTCGCCGACGGCGAGGCCAATGACTTCGCGACCAATGTGCTCACCATCGCCGTCCGGCCGGGCAACCCATCCGGGATCGCCGCTCTTGCGGACCTCACTAAGCCCGGCGTGAAGCTCGTGGAGTGCGCGGCGCAGGTGCCGTGCGGGTCTGCGGCGCAGGCGGCGGCGAAGGCGGCAGGCAACGGGGCCGGTGTGACCTTGAAGCCGGTGTCCGAGGAGTCCAACGTGACGGACGTGCTCGGCAAGGTCATCTCCGGCGAGGCCGACGCTGGCCTGGTGTACGTCACGGACGTCAAGGGTGCCTCCGGGAAGGTCGACTCGGTGCCGTTCCCCGAGGCCTCGGCGGCCGTGAACCACTATCCGATCGCCGTGCTGCGCGACTCGAAGGACAAGGACCCCGCCCGCGCGTTCGTTGCCTATGTCTCCAGCCCCGAGGGACGGAAGGTGCTCGCGGATGCCGGATTCGGCGCCCCCTGA
- a CDS encoding ABC transporter permease: MPATVGALFVVVPLVGILARVDWAHFVLLVTSGSSLAALRLSLETAVASTVVVLVLGVPMAMALARGNVPGLRWLRALVLLPLVLPPVVGGLALLYTFGRLGLVGRWLDVAGVQIAFTTTAVVMAQAFVSLPFLVVSLEGALRTAGGRYEAVAATLGATPTHTFRRVTLPLVLPGLASGLVLAFARSLGEFGATLTFAGSLQGVTRTLPLEVYLQRETDPDAAVALALVLVAVAAAVVGLAYGRRAGGLR; this comes from the coding sequence GTGCCTGCGACGGTGGGCGCGCTCTTCGTCGTTGTACCGCTCGTGGGAATCCTGGCCCGCGTGGACTGGGCCCACTTCGTTTTGCTCGTCACCTCGGGATCCTCACTCGCCGCTCTCCGGCTGAGCCTCGAAACCGCGGTGGCGAGCACCGTCGTCGTCCTTGTCTTAGGCGTGCCGATGGCCATGGCCCTCGCGCGAGGCAACGTGCCGGGGCTGCGTTGGCTGCGAGCGCTTGTACTCCTGCCGCTCGTCCTGCCGCCCGTGGTCGGCGGCCTCGCGCTCCTCTACACGTTCGGGCGCCTGGGCCTCGTAGGCCGCTGGTTGGACGTGGCCGGCGTCCAGATTGCCTTCACCACCACGGCGGTGGTGATGGCGCAGGCCTTCGTGTCGCTGCCGTTCCTCGTTGTCTCACTCGAGGGCGCGCTGCGCACGGCGGGCGGGCGGTACGAGGCCGTCGCCGCGACGCTCGGAGCGACCCCCACCCATACGTTTCGCCGCGTCACCCTGCCGCTCGTGCTCCCGGGCCTCGCGTCCGGACTCGTCCTCGCGTTCGCGCGCAGCCTCGGCGAGTTCGGCGCGACATTGACGTTCGCGGGCAGCCTCCAGGGCGTCACGCGGACGCTTCCCCTCGAGGTGTACCTGCAGCGCGAGACCGACCCGGACGCCGCCGTGGCACTGGCCTTGGTGCTCGTCGCGGTCGCGGCCGCCGTCGTGGGCCTCGCCTACGGCCGACGGGCGGGGGGACTGCGGTGA
- a CDS encoding sulfate/molybdate ABC transporter ATP-binding protein, giving the protein MSFLTVDAGLAARGVHLAVGVAEGETVAVMGPNGAGKSTLFGLCAGLLRPDSGRVALDGRVLADARSTWIPPHRRGVALLAQEPLLFPHLSVLENVAFAPRAAGASRATARTAAEYWLGEVDAADLASRRPAQLSGGQAQRVAIARALAAEPRVLLLDEPFAALDVAAAPALRRLLRRVLTGRTALVVTHEPLDAHLLADRVVVLEGGRVAESGPTAELLERPRSPFAAGLAGLNFLRGRAVVWGPTARTTPPGHLRVVGLGEVSGTVPDGADTPAAGEEAIAVFRPADVSVFRPESAPHGSPRNAWAAAVRELEPRGAQVRVHCDAGSHVIVADLTPAAAAELDLGPDVAVVLMAKAAAVSVYAA; this is encoded by the coding sequence GTGAGCTTCCTGACGGTCGACGCCGGCCTGGCCGCCCGCGGTGTGCACCTCGCGGTCGGCGTGGCAGAGGGCGAGACGGTGGCGGTGATGGGGCCCAACGGCGCCGGGAAGTCGACGCTCTTCGGCCTGTGCGCCGGGCTCCTGCGGCCCGACTCGGGGCGCGTGGCGCTGGACGGTCGAGTCCTCGCCGACGCCCGCAGCACCTGGATCCCGCCCCACCGGCGGGGGGTCGCGCTGCTCGCGCAGGAGCCGCTGCTGTTCCCGCACCTGAGCGTGCTCGAGAACGTGGCCTTCGCGCCCCGCGCGGCGGGCGCCTCCCGCGCGACAGCACGGACCGCCGCCGAGTACTGGCTCGGCGAGGTCGACGCCGCGGACCTCGCCTCCCGTCGGCCCGCCCAGCTCTCGGGCGGTCAGGCGCAGCGGGTCGCGATCGCCCGGGCGCTCGCAGCCGAGCCACGCGTCCTGCTGCTCGACGAGCCATTCGCCGCGCTCGACGTCGCCGCCGCCCCGGCCCTGCGTCGGCTCCTGCGCCGGGTCCTCACGGGCCGGACCGCGCTCGTCGTGACGCATGAGCCGCTCGATGCGCATCTGCTGGCCGATCGGGTCGTGGTGCTCGAGGGCGGCCGGGTCGCTGAGTCCGGCCCGACGGCCGAGCTGCTCGAACGCCCCCGAAGCCCGTTCGCTGCGGGGCTCGCCGGGCTCAACTTCCTCCGCGGGCGCGCCGTCGTCTGGGGTCCAACCGCGCGCACGACGCCGCCCGGCCACCTTCGCGTCGTCGGCCTCGGCGAGGTGTCGGGCACGGTCCCGGACGGTGCCGACACCCCTGCCGCGGGCGAGGAGGCGATCGCCGTTTTCCGCCCGGCGGATGTCTCCGTGTTCCGGCCCGAGAGCGCCCCGCACGGATCGCCGCGGAACGCGTGGGCCGCTGCGGTCCGCGAGCTCGAGCCGCGGGGTGCCCAGGTGCGGGTTCACTGCGATGCGGGCAGCCACGTGATCGTCGCGGACCTGACCCCCGCTGCCGCCGCCGAACTCGATCTGGGCCCGGACGTCGCCGTCGTGCTCATGGCGAAGGCGGCGGCAGTGTCGGTGTACGCGGCGTAG